A genomic segment from Ramlibacter agri encodes:
- a CDS encoding oxidoreductase, with translation MTRVWLVTGSSRGMGRAIAEAVLAAGDRLVATARDTSRLADLVERHGENICPVTLDVTDEGAVAAAMQTALDRFGRIDVVVNNAGYGDLAPIEDTPLSAFRQQIETNLFGTIIVTKAALPIMRRQGGGHFLQFSSVGGRIGSVGRAPYSAAKWGVEGFSEVLAKEVGPLGIKVTIIEPGGFRTDFAGASTTVTEGDPAYDATVGAAARFQRSYDGRQPGDPARAAAVLLQLAAMENPPLRLLLGSDAVRIVEAAEQAKQAADLQWRALSVSTDFQEAAGPLS, from the coding sequence ATGACACGCGTCTGGCTGGTGACAGGATCTTCCCGCGGCATGGGCCGCGCCATCGCCGAGGCGGTGCTCGCGGCGGGCGACCGGCTGGTCGCGACCGCGCGCGACACGAGCAGGCTGGCGGATCTCGTCGAGCGCCATGGAGAGAACATCTGCCCCGTCACGCTCGACGTGACGGATGAAGGCGCCGTGGCCGCGGCGATGCAAACCGCACTGGACAGGTTCGGCCGCATCGACGTCGTCGTCAACAACGCGGGCTATGGCGACCTCGCACCGATCGAGGACACGCCGCTGTCCGCCTTTCGCCAGCAGATCGAGACCAACCTGTTCGGCACGATCATCGTCACGAAGGCCGCGCTGCCCATCATGCGGCGCCAGGGCGGGGGACACTTCCTGCAGTTCTCCTCCGTCGGTGGCCGCATCGGCTCGGTGGGCCGTGCGCCCTATTCGGCGGCGAAGTGGGGCGTGGAGGGCTTCTCCGAAGTCCTGGCGAAGGAGGTCGGGCCGCTGGGGATCAAGGTGACGATCATCGAGCCCGGTGGTTTCCGCACCGACTTTGCCGGCGCCTCCACGACCGTGACCGAAGGTGACCCGGCCTACGACGCCACCGTCGGTGCGGCGGCCCGCTTCCAGCGCAGCTATGACGGCCGGCAACCGGGCGACCCGGCGCGCGCCGCGGCGGTGTTGCTACAGCTCGCGGCCATGGAAAACCCGCCGTTGCGCTTGCTCCTGGGCAGCGACGCCGTGCGGATCGTGGAGGCCGCGGAGCAGGCGAAGCAGGCGGCGGACCTGCAGTGGCGGGCGCTGAGTGTTTCGACGGACTTTCAGGAGGCGGCCGGGCCGCTTTCCTGA
- the fusA gene encoding elongation factor G yields the protein MNSRNNKNLRNIGVIAHVDAGKTTTTERILFYTGESHRMGEVDKGNTRMDFDPQERKRGITIQSAAITVRWKDTHITVIDTPGHIDFNIEVNRSLRVLDGAVVVFDGVAGVEPQTETNWRLADRYGVPRIAFINKLDRVGADFARVVDMMRDRLGAKVLPLHLPIGAESGFRGVVDLVTLRALAWDKDDASEPYRETDVPAELLEQALRRRAELVEAVAEVDEAVLHAFVDGKSVSVEALRRGIRKAVLASAFVPALAGSAFRNRGVEPLLDAVVDYLPAPGDIARDVRGDALAALAFKVVTDDHGAKVFVRVYAGTLRRGSVVLDANTGKAERVSRLYEVRANEMVERDELVAGDIAAVAGLKGTLTGHTLCDPAHPVLLEEIVVPEPVIDVAIEPRAQGDQQRLAEALQAMVREDPSLRVRQDAESGQTLLSGMGELQLEVAVENLRTRRGVEVAVGQPQVAYRETISREAEVHHVHKKQSGGPGQFAEVRLLLQPLPRGEGIRFESRIAGGAIPREFIPAVEAGVRRAALTGVVAGHPVVDFAVLLLDGSYHERDSSALAFELAAQAAMREGFAQADARLLEPVMAVEVITPLEYLGDCIGDLHRRRGTVRAQDHRGNAAVVEAHVPLQEMFGYIGSLRALSSGRAQYAMQFSHYGLAPEHAMA from the coding sequence ATGAACTCCCGCAACAACAAGAACCTCCGCAACATCGGCGTCATCGCGCACGTAGACGCCGGCAAGACGACCACGACCGAACGCATCCTGTTCTATACGGGCGAAAGCCATCGCATGGGCGAAGTCGACAAGGGCAACACCCGCATGGACTTCGACCCGCAGGAGCGCAAGCGCGGCATCACCATCCAGAGCGCGGCCATCACCGTGCGCTGGAAGGACACGCACATCACCGTCATCGACACGCCCGGCCACATCGACTTCAACATCGAGGTGAACCGCTCGCTGCGCGTGCTGGACGGCGCGGTCGTCGTGTTCGACGGCGTGGCCGGCGTGGAGCCGCAGACGGAAACGAACTGGCGCCTGGCCGACCGCTACGGCGTGCCGCGCATCGCCTTCATCAACAAGCTCGATCGCGTGGGCGCGGACTTTGCCCGCGTCGTGGACATGATGCGGGACCGGCTGGGCGCGAAGGTCCTGCCGCTGCACCTGCCCATCGGCGCCGAAAGCGGCTTCCGCGGCGTGGTCGACCTGGTGACGCTGCGCGCGCTGGCCTGGGACAAGGACGATGCGAGCGAGCCGTATCGGGAAACCGACGTGCCCGCCGAGCTGCTGGAGCAGGCGCTGCGGCGCCGCGCCGAGCTGGTCGAGGCCGTTGCCGAAGTGGACGAGGCCGTCCTGCATGCCTTCGTGGATGGCAAGTCCGTGAGCGTGGAAGCGCTCCGGCGTGGCATCCGCAAGGCTGTGCTCGCCAGTGCCTTCGTGCCCGCGCTGGCCGGTTCTGCCTTCCGCAACCGCGGCGTGGAGCCGCTGCTCGACGCCGTCGTGGACTACCTGCCGGCGCCGGGCGACATCGCGCGCGACGTCCGCGGCGACGCGCTCGCGGCCCTGGCCTTCAAGGTCGTCACCGACGACCACGGCGCCAAGGTGTTCGTGCGCGTGTATGCGGGGACGTTGCGGCGTGGCAGCGTCGTGCTGGACGCGAACACGGGCAAGGCCGAACGCGTGAGCCGGCTCTACGAAGTGCGCGCGAACGAGATGGTCGAGCGCGACGAACTGGTGGCCGGCGACATCGCCGCGGTCGCGGGCCTGAAGGGCACGCTGACCGGCCACACGCTGTGCGATCCGGCGCACCCGGTGCTGCTGGAGGAGATCGTCGTGCCGGAGCCCGTGATCGACGTGGCCATCGAGCCGCGCGCCCAGGGCGACCAGCAGCGCCTGGCCGAGGCCTTGCAGGCCATGGTGCGGGAGGACCCGAGCCTGCGCGTGCGCCAGGATGCCGAGTCCGGGCAGACCCTTCTCTCGGGAATGGGCGAGCTGCAGCTCGAGGTGGCGGTGGAGAACCTGCGCACGCGGCGCGGCGTGGAAGTGGCCGTGGGGCAGCCCCAGGTCGCGTACCGCGAGACGATCTCGCGCGAGGCGGAAGTGCACCATGTGCACAAGAAGCAGAGCGGCGGTCCCGGCCAGTTCGCCGAGGTCCGGCTGCTGCTGCAACCGCTGCCGCGCGGTGAAGGGATCCGCTTCGAGAGCCGGATCGCCGGCGGCGCCATTCCGCGGGAGTTCATCCCCGCGGTGGAGGCAGGCGTGCGACGCGCGGCGCTCACGGGCGTGGTGGCGGGCCACCCCGTCGTCGACTTCGCGGTCCTGCTGCTGGATGGCTCGTACCACGAGCGCGACTCGTCGGCGCTTGCCTTCGAGCTCGCGGCGCAGGCCGCGATGCGCGAGGGCTTCGCCCAGGCGGACGCCCGGCTGCTCGAGCCCGTGATGGCCGTCGAGGTCATCACACCGCTGGAGTACCTGGGCGACTGCATCGGCGACCTTCATCGCCGGCGCGGCACGGTGCGGGCGCAGGACCATCGCGGCAACGCGGCGGTCGTCGAGGCCCACGTGCCGCTGCAGGAGATGTTCGGCTACATCGGCAGCCTGCGCGCACTGTCGTCCGGACGGGCGCAGTATGCGATGCAGTTCTCGCACTACGGCCTGGCGCCGGAGCACGCGATGGCGTGA
- a CDS encoding Bug family tripartite tricarboxylate transporter substrate binding protein yields the protein MQMRRTWGALAVLAALLPFTATAQQQWPTKAIRIIVPLAAGSVTDVVMRAAAQEIQPRLGQPILIDNKPGASAIVGTEACARAAPDGYTLCSVYFGSMSLNPHTTAKLPYDPEKDFAPIAKLFQVTEGLFVPATLPVSTVAELRAYAAKNPAAVNFGTLGEGSLQEMMLAWVNHEWKTSIVGVAYKGGGPISTALAAGEIQLAQMGIGNFTGVLQAGKVKPLAVSAEKRTPSMPQVPTLKEAGLDGFSARVWWGLAAPAGTPSAVVQRVNAEFVRVFQDPKFIAFLEERYIESTPMSPQQFAAFMKTDREQAGALVKLAQPAR from the coding sequence ATGCAAATGCGACGCACCTGGGGCGCGCTGGCCGTCCTCGCGGCCCTGCTGCCCTTCACGGCCACCGCGCAACAGCAGTGGCCGACGAAGGCCATCCGGATCATCGTGCCGCTGGCCGCCGGCAGCGTCACCGACGTGGTGATGCGCGCCGCGGCGCAGGAGATCCAGCCGCGGCTGGGCCAGCCTATCCTGATCGACAACAAGCCCGGCGCCAGCGCCATCGTCGGCACCGAAGCCTGCGCCCGCGCGGCGCCGGACGGCTACACCTTGTGCTCGGTCTACTTCGGTTCGATGTCGCTGAACCCGCACACGACGGCCAAGCTGCCTTACGACCCGGAGAAGGACTTCGCGCCGATCGCCAAGCTGTTCCAGGTGACCGAAGGCCTGTTCGTGCCGGCCACGCTGCCCGTTTCCACGGTCGCTGAACTGCGCGCCTACGCGGCGAAGAATCCCGCCGCGGTGAACTTCGGCACGCTGGGCGAAGGCTCGCTGCAGGAGATGATGCTGGCCTGGGTCAACCACGAGTGGAAGACTTCCATCGTCGGCGTGGCCTACAAGGGCGGCGGCCCGATCAGCACCGCGCTGGCCGCGGGCGAGATCCAGCTGGCGCAGATGGGCATCGGCAATTTCACCGGCGTGCTGCAGGCCGGCAAGGTCAAGCCGCTGGCCGTGTCCGCCGAGAAGCGCACGCCGTCCATGCCGCAGGTGCCCACCTTGAAGGAAGCAGGACTCGACGGCTTCTCCGCCCGCGTGTGGTGGGGCCTCGCCGCGCCGGCCGGCACGCCGAGCGCGGTGGTGCAGCGCGTGAACGCGGAGTTCGTGCGCGTGTTTCAGGACCCGAAGTTCATCGCTTTCCTGGAAGAGCGCTACATCGAGTCGACGCCCATGTCGCCGCAACAGTTCGCGGCTTTCATGAAGACCGATCGCGAGCAGGCGGGGGCGCTGGTCAAGCTGGCGCAACCCGCGCGCTGA
- a CDS encoding tripartite tricarboxylate transporter substrate binding protein, which produces MTMNTQAIQLIVPYVQGGGSDQRARLVARYLAGELGESVEVVNRTGAIVGHTAIAEAAPDGRTIGQVSGEIGMMHWFGGLTPLTPEDYTPLAVPFVEAAAVIVRQDAPWKTLAEFLETCRGRNIVGSGGPNFGVWKFSLVGLLDKLGIDAGRLEWAETLSGEQGLAKVIAGEAEVAPITLTDARGPLRSGEARALANMDAARHPAFPDVPTVQELLGIPWSVAHWRGLVAPKGLPAKIRERYVAALRRVAANPDFQREAQASSFTVDWRFGDEFTRYMAEDDAMFGRIIRLLGPRAGSASNLH; this is translated from the coding sequence ATGACAATGAACACACAAGCGATCCAGCTGATCGTCCCCTATGTGCAGGGCGGCGGCAGCGACCAACGGGCGCGTCTCGTGGCGCGCTATCTCGCAGGCGAGCTCGGCGAAAGCGTCGAGGTCGTCAACCGCACCGGCGCGATCGTCGGCCACACGGCCATCGCCGAAGCGGCGCCGGACGGCCGCACCATCGGCCAGGTCAGCGGCGAGATCGGCATGATGCATTGGTTCGGCGGCCTCACGCCGCTCACGCCCGAGGACTACACGCCGCTGGCCGTGCCCTTCGTCGAAGCAGCGGCGGTCATCGTGCGCCAGGACGCGCCCTGGAAGACGCTGGCCGAATTCCTGGAAACCTGCCGCGGCCGCAACATCGTCGGCTCTGGCGGACCCAACTTCGGCGTCTGGAAGTTTTCGCTGGTCGGGCTGCTGGACAAGCTGGGGATCGACGCCGGCCGCCTGGAGTGGGCCGAGACGCTCAGCGGCGAGCAAGGCCTGGCCAAGGTGATCGCGGGCGAAGCCGAAGTCGCGCCGATCACATTGACCGATGCCCGCGGCCCGCTGCGCAGCGGCGAAGCGCGCGCGCTGGCCAACATGGATGCGGCGCGGCATCCGGCTTTCCCCGACGTGCCCACCGTGCAGGAGTTGCTCGGCATCCCCTGGTCGGTGGCGCACTGGCGCGGCCTGGTCGCGCCCAAGGGCCTGCCTGCGAAGATCCGCGAGCGCTACGTCGCCGCGCTGCGCCGCGTGGCCGCCAACCCCGACTTCCAGCGCGAGGCCCAGGCTTCGTCGTTCACCGTGGACTGGCGCTTCGGCGACGAGTTCACGCGCTACATGGCCGAAGACGACGCCATGTTCGGCCGCATCATCCGCCTGCTCGGCCCGCGCGCCGGCAGCGCTTCGAACCTGCACTGA
- a CDS encoding acetyl-CoA hydrolase/transferase C-terminal domain-containing protein, which produces MRIPELPRLSDALAPGQRVWTSTLCSEPLLLQDELRRDPARADGVTFTGVQFPGIDSIDYLALHPGARAEGFFMSPGLRQGIREGRATLLPMEYGTLARHLESSEPVDLAIAQLSLPDANGWCSLGLTSDFLPIVWPRARRRIAHLNPRMPRTPGSFRVHVSELDGAVLAEHAITQYATGTPGEVEARIAASVAALVRDGDTVQVGIGDVPLAAGEGLRGHRRLRLRTGMLTPAFRTLWDAGALEEDAQIITGAILGDTEFQAFAASRPNLWMTDVRTTHDPCASGAIPRYVAINGAVEVDLFGQVNAERAQGALLAGAGGLPAFAAAALRSPGGRFLTCLPAATRSGAISRIVPAIESSGLVTLPRTSCDVVVTEHGRAEVRNLSMDARAQALIAIAAPAHRDALSNAWDAMRARM; this is translated from the coding sequence ATGAGAATCCCGGAACTGCCCCGGCTGTCCGACGCACTGGCCCCCGGGCAGCGCGTGTGGACCAGCACCCTCTGCAGCGAGCCGCTGCTGCTGCAGGACGAACTGCGCCGCGACCCGGCACGCGCGGACGGCGTCACCTTCACCGGCGTCCAGTTCCCGGGCATCGACAGCATCGACTATCTCGCGCTACACCCCGGCGCGCGCGCCGAAGGCTTCTTCATGTCACCCGGCCTGCGCCAGGGCATCCGCGAGGGCCGCGCGACACTGCTGCCGATGGAATACGGCACGCTCGCGCGGCACCTGGAAAGCAGCGAGCCCGTGGACCTGGCCATCGCGCAACTCAGCCTGCCGGACGCCAACGGCTGGTGCAGCCTAGGCCTGACCAGCGACTTCCTGCCCATCGTGTGGCCGCGCGCGCGCCGGCGCATCGCGCACCTCAACCCGCGCATGCCGCGCACGCCGGGCAGCTTCCGCGTGCACGTGTCGGAGCTGGATGGCGCGGTGCTTGCCGAGCACGCCATCACGCAATACGCCACCGGGACGCCAGGCGAGGTGGAGGCGCGCATCGCGGCCTCCGTCGCGGCCTTGGTGCGCGATGGCGATACGGTGCAGGTCGGCATCGGCGATGTGCCGCTTGCGGCCGGTGAAGGATTGCGTGGCCATCGCCGCCTGCGCCTGCGCACGGGCATGCTCACGCCTGCCTTCCGGACCTTGTGGGACGCCGGCGCCCTGGAAGAAGACGCACAGATCATCACCGGTGCCATCCTCGGCGACACGGAGTTCCAGGCCTTCGCGGCTTCGCGCCCCAACCTGTGGATGACGGACGTGCGGACCACGCACGACCCGTGCGCCAGCGGCGCCATCCCGCGCTACGTCGCCATCAACGGCGCCGTCGAGGTCGACCTGTTCGGGCAGGTCAACGCGGAGCGCGCGCAGGGCGCGCTGCTGGCAGGCGCCGGCGGCCTGCCCGCATTCGCCGCCGCCGCGCTGCGCTCGCCAGGTGGACGCTTCCTCACTTGCCTGCCGGCGGCCACGCGCTCGGGCGCCATCTCGCGCATCGTGCCGGCCATCGAAAGCAGCGGCCTGGTGACGCTGCCGCGAACGAGCTGCGACGTCGTCGTCACCGAGCATGGCCGGGCGGAGGTGCGCAACCTCTCCATGGATGCCCGCGCGCAAGCACTGATTGCCATCGCCGCGCCCGCGCACCGCGACGCGCTGTCGAACGCCTGGGACGCGATGCGCGCGCGCATGTAG
- a CDS encoding NADPH:quinone oxidoreductase family protein has translation MKALLCRQFGHYRDLDFCDVDPPALQPGHVRIAVHYATAGYGQTVVIAGKYQRKPPLPFVPGTEASGVVLEAAPDVTAFKPGDRVAASLDWGAYGEQAVATAATTWHVPDAIPLEVAATVPLTYGTAYAALHWRARLQPGETVLVYGAAGGVGLPAVEIARLAGARVIAVAGSAERAQVAREHGAHEVVVHRAGEGEAPLSAKVLAATGGRKVDVVFDPVGGSFFDEALRCIRPEGRIVLIGFASNEVPRIPGNILLVKNAEVIGFWFGLYLGWGQVDERAQYQERLRQLMDKLFAHVAAGDLKPTSSVIYPLPRLADAFDEVLARRAVGRALVQVAGALP, from the coding sequence ATGAAGGCACTCCTCTGCAGGCAATTCGGGCACTACCGCGACCTGGACTTCTGCGACGTGGATCCCCCCGCGCTGCAGCCCGGCCACGTGCGCATCGCCGTCCACTACGCGACGGCGGGCTATGGCCAGACGGTGGTGATCGCCGGCAAGTACCAGCGCAAGCCGCCGCTGCCCTTCGTGCCGGGCACGGAGGCTTCGGGCGTGGTGCTGGAGGCCGCGCCCGACGTCACGGCGTTCAAGCCGGGCGACCGCGTCGCTGCGTCGCTGGACTGGGGCGCCTATGGCGAGCAGGCGGTGGCGACCGCGGCGACGACCTGGCACGTGCCGGATGCCATCCCGCTGGAGGTCGCGGCGACGGTTCCCCTCACCTACGGCACGGCGTACGCGGCGCTGCACTGGCGCGCGCGCTTGCAGCCTGGCGAGACAGTGTTGGTCTACGGTGCGGCCGGAGGCGTGGGCCTGCCGGCCGTGGAGATCGCCCGCCTCGCGGGCGCGCGGGTGATCGCGGTGGCGGGGTCGGCGGAGCGCGCGCAAGTGGCCCGCGAACACGGCGCGCATGAAGTCGTCGTGCACCGGGCCGGCGAGGGCGAGGCGCCGCTGTCCGCCAAGGTGCTCGCGGCCACCGGCGGGCGCAAGGTGGACGTCGTCTTCGATCCCGTGGGCGGCAGCTTCTTCGACGAGGCGCTGCGCTGCATCCGGCCGGAAGGCCGCATCGTCCTGATCGGGTTCGCCAGCAACGAGGTGCCGCGCATCCCCGGCAACATCCTGCTGGTGAAGAACGCCGAGGTCATCGGCTTCTGGTTCGGCCTCTACCTCGGCTGGGGCCAGGTCGACGAGCGCGCCCAGTACCAGGAGCGCCTGCGCCAGCTGATGGACAAGTTGTTCGCGCACGTGGCCGCCGGCGACTTGAAGCCGACCAGTTCCGTCATCTATCCCTTGCCGCGGCTGGCCGATGCCTTCGACGAAGTGCTGGCGCGGCGCGCCGTGGGCCGCGCGCTGGTGCAGGTCGCCGGCGCCTTGCCCTGA
- a CDS encoding AMP-binding protein, which produces MPRLHQWAATQPNKLAIQMADGPALSYEELDARANRVANWLLSLGLPEGASVALLLENRLETFELWWGARRAGVYYVPVSTHLKPAEVAYLLRDSGASVLVTSDCLAEVAQGVLALLEDGEVRHRYAMGGELAGFARYEPAIAAASASADLPPRSQGREFMYSSGTTGFPKGIKRALAPYARRMDLPELERQLRTMFQLDAETVYISPSPLYHATGRFVIRVIETGGTAVILPKFDAEGALAAMARYRVTHGHWVPTMFIRMLALDPQVRASYDLSCVRVALHATAPCPPKVKQAMIDWWGPVINEYYGGSENVGVTYINGPDWLRHPGSVGVPITGEVHITSEDDPERELPPGEIGLIYFSGGVGFEYHRDATKTRGAFNGRGWGTYGDLGHVDGDGFLFISDRRTDLVISGGVNIYPQEVENALLDHEAVADAAVIGVPHAEFGQEVKAVVQLKPHCAASPQLAGELVEWCRGRLSRIKSPRTVDFVAEVPRSDNGKLLRRVLRDRYAQQAAVATAA; this is translated from the coding sequence ATGCCGCGACTGCACCAGTGGGCCGCGACCCAGCCCAACAAGCTGGCCATCCAGATGGCCGACGGGCCCGCACTGAGCTACGAGGAGCTCGATGCGCGCGCAAACCGCGTCGCGAACTGGCTGTTGTCGCTGGGCCTGCCGGAGGGCGCTTCGGTGGCGTTGCTGCTGGAAAACCGACTGGAGACTTTCGAGCTGTGGTGGGGCGCGCGCCGGGCCGGCGTCTACTACGTGCCGGTGAGCACGCACCTGAAGCCGGCCGAAGTTGCCTACCTGTTGCGTGACAGCGGCGCCAGCGTGCTGGTGACGAGCGATTGCCTGGCCGAGGTCGCGCAAGGTGTGCTTGCGCTGCTGGAGGACGGCGAAGTGCGGCACCGCTATGCCATGGGCGGGGAGCTCGCCGGCTTCGCGCGCTACGAGCCGGCCATCGCGGCGGCTTCCGCCTCCGCGGACCTGCCGCCGCGCAGCCAGGGCCGCGAGTTCATGTATTCCTCGGGCACGACCGGTTTTCCCAAAGGGATCAAGCGCGCGCTCGCGCCCTATGCCCGGCGCATGGACCTGCCGGAGCTGGAGCGGCAGCTGCGCACCATGTTCCAGCTCGATGCCGAGACGGTCTACATCTCGCCCTCGCCGCTGTACCACGCCACCGGCCGCTTCGTCATCCGCGTCATCGAAACCGGCGGCACGGCAGTGATCCTGCCGAAGTTCGACGCCGAAGGCGCGCTGGCCGCGATGGCGCGCTACCGCGTCACGCACGGCCACTGGGTGCCGACCATGTTCATCCGCATGCTGGCGCTGGACCCGCAGGTGCGCGCAAGCTACGACCTGTCCTGCGTGCGCGTGGCCTTGCATGCGACGGCGCCGTGCCCGCCCAAGGTCAAGCAGGCCATGATCGACTGGTGGGGACCGGTGATCAACGAGTACTACGGCGGCTCCGAGAACGTGGGCGTCACCTACATCAACGGGCCGGACTGGCTGCGGCATCCCGGCTCGGTGGGCGTGCCCATCACCGGAGAAGTGCACATCACCTCGGAAGACGACCCCGAGCGGGAATTGCCGCCGGGCGAAATCGGCCTGATCTACTTCAGCGGCGGTGTCGGCTTCGAATACCACCGCGACGCGACGAAGACGCGCGGCGCCTTCAACGGCCGGGGCTGGGGCACCTACGGTGACCTCGGGCACGTGGACGGCGATGGCTTCCTGTTCATCAGCGACCGCCGCACCGACCTGGTCATCTCCGGCGGCGTGAACATCTATCCGCAGGAGGTGGAGAACGCGCTGCTGGATCACGAAGCCGTCGCCGACGCGGCCGTCATCGGCGTGCCGCACGCGGAGTTCGGGCAGGAGGTGAAGGCGGTGGTGCAGCTGAAGCCGCATTGCGCTGCCAGCCCGCAGCTGGCCGGCGAACTGGTGGAGTGGTGCCGCGGCCGGCTGTCGCGGATCAAGAGCCCGCGCACCGTCGACTTCGTCGCCGAGGTGCCGCGCAGCGACAACGGCAAGCTGCTGCGCCGCGTGCTGCGGGACCGCTATGCGCAGCAGGCGGCCGTCGCCACGGCCGCCTGA
- a CDS encoding Bug family tripartite tricarboxylate transporter substrate binding protein — protein MRRILLKTAIAALACTAAASWAEDRYPARAIRFIVPASAGGPSDVVARLFAEKLGGALGQPVLVENKPGASLTLGTVLVAQAQPDGYTLLFTTSTPIVMVPFTMKKVPYDVQKDLTTVSHLGSTPLVLYVNATSPVQNVKDLVAASKAAPDKANFGSYGNGSSAHVLGEILNREAGMKMVHVPYKGVAPELQDLMAGNLMSAVADIGTAAGQVKAGKIRPIAVTGTKRSASLPDVPTFAEQGIAGMEAFSPWWAVFAPAQTPHPIVDRLSTELAKIVKSPDMQSRLLSFGIDTTGTNSAQANEITRTDMARWQAIIRDVSYINFE, from the coding sequence ATGCGCCGCATCCTGCTGAAGACCGCCATTGCCGCCCTGGCCTGCACCGCCGCAGCCTCCTGGGCCGAGGACCGCTACCCTGCCCGGGCGATCCGCTTCATCGTGCCCGCCTCGGCCGGCGGGCCGAGCGACGTCGTGGCCCGCCTGTTCGCCGAGAAGCTGGGAGGGGCCCTGGGCCAGCCCGTGCTCGTGGAGAACAAGCCCGGCGCGTCGCTGACGCTGGGGACGGTGCTGGTGGCGCAGGCGCAGCCCGATGGCTACACGCTGCTGTTCACGACCAGCACGCCCATCGTCATGGTACCTTTCACGATGAAGAAGGTGCCCTACGACGTGCAGAAGGACCTGACGACCGTGTCCCACCTGGGCAGCACGCCGCTGGTGCTGTACGTGAACGCCACGTCGCCCGTGCAGAACGTCAAGGACCTGGTCGCCGCCAGCAAGGCCGCGCCGGACAAGGCCAACTTCGGTTCCTACGGCAACGGCTCCAGCGCGCACGTGCTGGGCGAGATCCTGAACCGCGAGGCCGGCATGAAGATGGTCCACGTGCCCTACAAGGGCGTGGCGCCGGAACTGCAGGACCTGATGGCGGGCAACCTGATGTCCGCCGTCGCGGACATCGGCACCGCCGCCGGCCAGGTGAAGGCGGGCAAGATTCGCCCCATCGCGGTGACGGGCACCAAGCGCTCGGCTTCGCTGCCCGACGTGCCGACCTTCGCCGAGCAAGGCATCGCCGGCATGGAAGCGTTCTCGCCCTGGTGGGCCGTGTTCGCGCCGGCCCAGACGCCGCACCCCATCGTCGACCGGCTGTCGACCGAGCTGGCGAAGATCGTCAAGTCGCCGGACATGCAGTCGCGCCTGCTGTCCTTCGGCATCGACACGACCGGCACGAACTCCGCGCAGGCCAACGAGATCACGCGCACGGACATGGCCCGCTGGCAGGCCATCATCCGCGACGTTTCCTACATCAACTTCGAGTAA
- a CDS encoding SDR family NAD(P)-dependent oxidoreductase translates to MARLLEGKVIVVTGAGAGVGKEIALEAARQGARVVVNDLGVNIDGSGGSAGPAQQAVDEIRAAGGEAVASTDSVAEWKSAQRIVGMALDMYGRIDGLVNNAGNLRDIIFHKMPEEDFDAVVAVHLKGSFNMARAAAPHFKTEESGAYVHMTSTSGLIGNFGQANYCSAKMGVVGLSKAIALDMERFNVRSNCIAPFAFTRMVNTIPTDTPEGLARMKVNQRLEAAKIAPFTCALLTDAAKGVTGQIFGVRNNEIYLFSQPRPIRTAHRGEGWTVEACLEVAIPMMQPSFYPLDKSRDVFSWDPV, encoded by the coding sequence GTGGCCAGACTGCTCGAAGGCAAGGTGATCGTGGTAACCGGCGCGGGCGCCGGCGTGGGCAAGGAAATCGCGCTCGAAGCTGCCCGGCAGGGCGCGCGCGTGGTCGTCAACGACCTCGGTGTCAACATCGACGGCAGCGGCGGCAGCGCCGGGCCGGCGCAGCAGGCGGTGGACGAGATCCGCGCCGCCGGCGGCGAGGCCGTGGCCAGCACGGACAGCGTGGCCGAATGGAAGTCGGCCCAGCGCATCGTCGGCATGGCGCTGGACATGTACGGCCGCATCGACGGCCTGGTGAACAACGCCGGCAACCTGCGCGACATCATCTTCCACAAGATGCCGGAAGAGGACTTCGACGCCGTGGTGGCCGTGCACCTGAAGGGCTCGTTCAACATGGCCCGCGCGGCGGCGCCGCACTTCAAGACCGAGGAGAGCGGCGCCTACGTGCACATGACCTCCACCTCCGGCCTGATCGGCAACTTCGGCCAGGCCAACTACTGCTCGGCGAAGATGGGCGTGGTGGGCCTGTCGAAGGCGATCGCGCTGGACATGGAGCGCTTCAACGTCCGCTCCAACTGCATCGCGCCCTTCGCCTTCACTCGCATGGTCAACACCATTCCGACCGACACGCCGGAAGGCCTGGCACGGATGAAAGTGAACCAGCGGCTGGAGGCGGCCAAGATCGCGCCCTTCACCTGCGCGCTGCTCACCGACGCCGCCAAGGGCGTCACCGGCCAGATCTTTGGCGTCCGCAACAACGAGATCTACCTGTTCTCGCAGCCGCGGCCGATCCGCACCGCGCACCGCGGCGAAGGCTGGACGGTGGAAGCCTGCCTGGAGGTGGCCATCCCGATGATGCAACCTTCGTTCTATCCGCTGGACAAGTCGCGCGACGTGTTCTCCTGGGACCCGGTCTGA